In Candidatus Neomarinimicrobiota bacterium, the DNA window CTTAATTCGTAATTCGTAATTGATTCCATAATTGGTTTTTGTTTTCAATTCGTAATTCGTAATTCGTAATTCCTAATTCGTAATTGATTCCTAATTCGTAATTCTTCTCGTTTTCTTCTTCATTGTTGATTGAATACTCCCAATGATTTTCAATAGTTCATCACACTCATCAAGAATTGAATCCGACATTTCAGGTGTTAAATATTCAGACTCTCGAAGCAATCGTAACCAATAACGAGTTTCTCTTGCCTCTTTGTATGCAATTGTCAATTTATGGATAAAATCCTTGTCTGACGAACCACCCAGCGACTCTTCAACATTGGCTCCAATAGAAGTTCCACTGCGTAAAATCTGTTTTGATATTACAAATTCCCGTTTCTCTTCAGTCAGATATTTATACAATTTGATAATTCGCAACGCAAAGGAATACGATTTCTGTTGAACTACATTATCCTTCTTCATCTCTTATCCAATTTGTAATTCATAATTCGTAATTGATTCGATAATTCGTAATTCTCAATTCGTAATTGTTTTTTGTTTTTCATTCGTAATTCTCAATTCGTAATTGTTCTCATAATTCGTAATTCGTAATTCGTAATTCATAATTCATAATTCATAATTCATAATTGACTAGTATTTAATGATGTAATTCATCGTAAGATAAGAATGCATAATATTATAACCGGTATCACCACCTTTTGAGTCGGTGGTTTGGGTGGGAAAACTTAAGGTATGCGAATGATTTGGTGCAGTAGAAGTATAAGTATGATTAGCCCAGCTATCATCTGAATTGACCATATTATCTTCTATATACGAAAAAGGAGCTTCACCACTGGAGAATTCTGCTTGTTCCCCCCACACATGAAAAAAATAATAATCGTTCTGAGGGTTATCATCAGTATGATTATGTTCACCCAAGTAATTTGTTGATTCACCTTGTGCTGGAGAATAATGACTGTGTTCCGGCATTTCATCTACTGTTAGGGTGTGGGTTTCTTCCCCGCCGGTTTCGCCTAATGCATCAAATTTAACATTGGCGGCATCGTAGCCCATGTCTCCTTTGCCTCGCATGTCTGGTACCATAAAAGTACCTGCACCAGATCCGTAAGTTGCTCCAATCATATTGTATAACATAGGATATTCTGCGGTGTTGTATTCAGTCCCGTCGCATAGTAACCAGCCATCCGGTGGGGTAATGCCGGCAAACATAACCATTGTTCCAGGATAAGAACCGCCAATCGTAACCCCGGAGGTAGAGACACCATCATCTTCGCTAATTTTTAGCTGTAATGAATCATGAATAATAAATTCCAAACGCCCGTTCCCATCCATGTCTGCATCTGTCCTAAAGGTTACATCACCATTGGATTTAAGAGCCGTCGCTGGTTCGTCAAGAATAGAACTGGACAATTCAGTTCCATCAGCAAATTTGATGACGGCACCGCCTTCCAAATATAAATCACCAAAAGAATCTACTTTTATTCCTTTACCGCTTTCGCTTTCAACCTTAATCAAGTTGTCGTCAGATTCATACGTTACAATATGTAATCCGGCTTGGGGATCAGTTGTGCCAATGCCGATATTTCCAAGAGATGGAACCATATTTTCCGCACCACCCACAGACAATGCCGAGGGAGCCTTCAAGAGTTCAAATCTGGGTACCATTTCCGGGTCGTATTCAATGGTAAGCCCGAGATAATAGGTCGCTGTAAATGAAATACCCGTTAAAGGGGTAACGGAACCAACATCTAAATCAAAGACACCGTGCAAAACATGAATATCCGTTTGGACTTCCTCCCAAATGGCATCCGTGCCTTCGGCTTGTTCATACAACTTTAGGGTGATGTCGTAATGACCTTCATCCAGGGTATTGCCCTGGGGGTCACGCAAGACTCCCTGAACGGAAAAGGTTTGTGCAAAGACGGTGCTGGCCAGCAAAATAATAATTAAAAGTGGTTTAATTGTATTTGAGATCATTATTGTATCTCCTGTTTATTGATGATTTATTTCTAATAAATATAGAGCTGTTATGATTGTTTCTTCCTTTTTCAAACCCATTTTCTCCCGGATTTTTCTTTTTCGGGTTTCTACGGTTCTGATTGTCATGTTTAGTCTTTTTGCAATACTTTCTGCGGAAAATCCACGGCGTATTTCCTTGCAAATCGTTACTTCATCGTCGGTGAAACAAGGGAAGTGACTCTGTATGGCGGTATCTTTTTTTCGATTTACTTTTATCATAACATCTGTAATGTATCCTTATTACAGGTGTTTTTTGCTACTGCATTTACTACGCATTTTGTTTTTGTGGTAAGCTTCACGTCAAGACTGATTAGCGAAGATATGGAGAGAAAAAGGAATACTTTATTTAGGTTATGAGGAAATTATACCAAATGAATGTCCATTCGGTCTATACTATTTTGACTGAAACAGAGTAGACCCTTCGACAAGCTCAGGGTGACAGGCTTGCGATACATAGACTGTTTGGATTTAGAATTGGGATTATACCAATTAATATGCACAACGCGTAGATAAACAGAAATTGTAGATTACATATCTTTTATCAAATGTGAAAGATTATTTCCTTTTGTCAATTTCATTTTTTTTCGAAGACGGTATCGTCGGCTTTCAACACTTCGGATAGATATCCCCATAAGTTTTGCAATATCATTCGTGCTCATATCCAATTTTAAATACGCACAAAATTTAATATCTTTTGCTTTCAGCATGGGATATTCTTTGGATAGCTTTCCAAAAAACGAAGGAAATATTGTTGAAAATTGTTCTTCAAAACTGATCCAATCTTCTTCGGAATGTAGTGTAGAATCGGTCAATGAATATAGACTATTAAATAGATGGTCTTCCTTTTTAGCATCTAAAATATCATATAAATAATGTATCTCATGATTGACATTTGAAATAAGATCATTCTTTTGGACCAAACACATCGCTTTATTAACCAGCTCTTTCTTTTTTAAATCTAACTGTTCGCTGATCGCTTTCTGCTTATCACTGGCAATTTGTCTCTCTTTCTCTGTTAGCTTCTTATTTTGTTCGTATCGTCGGTATAACATCCATATAAGTAAGAAGAGTAAAAATCCGGTAATTATTGCAAAATTACGCTGTTGCTTTGTCGTGTTCAGCTGGGTTTCTTTTTCCCCCAATTTCTGTTTATGCATGGAAAGTTCCAGCTGTATTTCCACCTGTTCAAGGGAATGGCGAAGTTCAGTTTTATATCGCGACTGGATCGCGTGGTTGAGTTGCTCATAATACGATAATATTTTTTCCTGCTTCCCCAAATCTTCATTCAATTCGATGAGTTGATTTAACACCGTAATATTTAGTTTGACAAACCTATGTTGTTCTACAATTGGAAGCGCTTTGTTGAGATATTTTTCAGCAGAATCCGCCACGCCTTCCGTTTCATATATCTCCGCCAGCCGGATGTACAATTCTGCAAGATATTTTGGGTTGTAATCAGAGATGAAACTCTCCTCCGCCAGCCGAAAATGTTCAATAGCTGTCTGTTGCTCATCCATCTTAAAATAAATATCTCCCATAGCCTGAAGCGACAAACCTCTGGAATTTCCCGCACCTTCCGTAATCCCAATATCAATTACTTTTTGATAATACGCCATTGCTGCTTTCATCTGTCCCATTCGGAGATACAAACCACCTATATAGTTATATGAATGTGCAATGAGGTAAGGTTGTTTCCCATATCGTACTCGTAATTCCAGAGCTTCATTAAAAAGAATCATTGCCTTATTAAAATCATCTTTTTCTATGGCAATAAGAGCAAGATTGTTAACAATGGTCGCTTCCGGGTACAGCTCTTCCCTTTCAATAAATATCTCACGGGCTTTTTGATAATGTTGTTGTGCCTTGCCATACATTCCCTGCTGAAAATAAATATTCCCAATATCATTATAAAACCACCCTGTTTCCAGAATACGCCCGGCATTATTATAATAGTCAAGAGCACTTATATAATATTCCATGGATTGTACTTGCAGTCCTTGTTTATTAAGAATGCTTGCTATTTCAAGATGAGTTTCGGCAATAATACTATCCGGTAAATCTGCTTTGGCAAATTCTACCAGTATATAAAAAGCTTTCCGCAGAGCATCATCCGGTTGGGATTCTTTCATAATGATTATGGAATCCAGCATGGCTTCAGGATTGATTTTGTCTGCTTGTTTTTCCGCGTGCAAGGATATGACGAAAGAAAGTAAGAATATGACTGGTAATCCGCTCACGCCTTTGATTGTTCAATAGTCGTGCCAGCATCAACTATTCGGTTGTCGTGTGATAGCTGGAGGTTGAGCCTGCCGAAACCGGGTTCCTTGATCAGGACCGGAATTTCGGCAGGCTCAGTGTCCTTTTATTTTAACATCAACATCTTCTTCACTTCACGGAAGTTGCCGGATTGCATAACAACGAGGTAGATACCTGATGTCATGGGTCGTCCTGTTTCATCAAGACTGTTCCATTCCACAAAGTTATAACCCGCCTGCATATCTTTATTTACCAGGGTACGAATCTCCTGTCCCCGGAGATTGTAGATACGGATACTGACATGTCCATCCTCGGGTAATCCAAAGCCCATGGTTGTTACAGGGTTAAATGGATTGGGATAATTCTGACTTAAGCTGTAAGTGTCAGGGATGTATCCCGCATCTCCAATGCCAAGAGGGTGTAAAGTTAGAGCGAATGGTTCATCTACAGTGCCCAGCATCAGGTTGGCTTCAAAATCAACTGATTCTTCCATGGACCAGATAAAATCCTCGCTGGCATCATAGTATCTGAAACTGACTGCTTCCCCATTTTCATTTCCATAGACCATGAGAAAGACCATGTATTGATCCAGGGCTTCAATAAAGACAGGTTGACTGATACCGCGACATTCATCACCAACAAAAGCAGCGATCATATCAGTGGAGTCAGCATCTTCAATCAGACTTTGATCAATACTAGCTGTCATGGTCAGGTTGTACTCAAACAGGTGGGCATCAACATTCCACTCAGGAGCATCTTCTACCAGAAGCAACTCGCCCTGAGTTTTCGTACCCTGGACACCCTTAGCTAACAGCGGTGGATCATCATCCTGAAGTTCAGGATAAACCAGATCACCACCATTGTAAGAATACAGGAGGTAACCCAATTGAGGATTCATAAAGTGGAGTGAACCAACCCATCCCAGACCTTCCACAAACATGGCAAAGGTGAACTGACTCTTGATTACATCTCCGGAAATAGCATCCAGTGATTGCAGGGCTAGATTGACATCCAAACCACCTTGGGGCATATAGCTGACCCAGTTCCAACCGCTGGCTACTTCGATGGTATCCAGCTCGACATTAACAGCATAGCCTACCATTTCCAGGGTGTCTGCTTGTGACAGGCGAATCTGATACATCGAACGATTGTTCAGGGTATCCAGTGTTCCAACCCAGCCAAAATCATCGACGTACTGGTTAAAGCTGGTCTGACTCTTCACAAGATCACCAGAGGAAGCATTCAGATTGCCCAATACCTCATTTACAGACATATCGTCATTCTGCAGGTTAAGTGAGAACCAGGTCCAACCCACAGGATAATCCAAGGACTGAATCACCTGACTGGTAGCCGTGATACTGGCTGGAGATGTGGGAGAACCGAGAATGGTATTGGCTTCGAAGACATACGCTTCTTCTACCATACCTAACTCTGTACACTCTGTAGCATCCCAAACGCGCATGGACAGGGCTTCACCTTGAATTTCATTACTGTATACTGTGAGAAAGACTTCGTATGGATGAGGACCACCGAGTTCAGCCAATTCAGGAATATATTCCACACTGGCAACGCCTCTGAGTTCGTCTCCAACAAAGACACCGACACGGTCAAACTCATCAGCTGATAACTCACCATCTGTGGAGAGGGTAGCAATCAGATTCATACTGTATTGGAAACTTTCAGCAGTGACCTCCCAATAAGGTTCATAGCAAAGTACGCGAATATCTATGGGCATAGGCTCATCACCCATGGTTCCACTGGCATAAATATGCTGAACATACTCACCGGCGCCGGGCTGATCGCTCAACTCGAAGGTGATGGTCTGCATGCTACCTGGTGTGAGAATGCCTTCCAGGGGAGAGACATCCATCCAGGCGGGGATATTGGTGATATCAAAAGCACGGTTGCTACCGCCATTGTTCACCAGTTGCCGGGTTGTCATAAAGGTTTCATCATCATAGATCACGATATTTGAGATATCGGTACCGACCCATTCGATGGGATTACGATTCACATAGAATTCCCATTCGATTGATTCGATTCGCTCATTTCCATAGATATCAGTCAGGTTATGGATCTCGGCTCTCAAGGTCTGATTCTCGATGAAATGATTCTGAATATTGGGTTCAATACTGATGACATTATCACCACAGGTATAGGTAAAATCAACTGGATTGCCAGTTACTGTATTGAAAAGTAAAATATCACCAGCACCAATATTGATATTACCACAATCGATTGACTCATTGAGGGTTACCAGAATCTGATCATCTGGTCCCAGGATACCATCGACTGGAGTTGGAGCACCCACAACCAGCGGACCGGTGCGGTCAATAATACCCGTAAGGATCTCAGATCTACCAGGTACGAGTCCGGCTTCACAAACTGCGGAAGCTCTGATCTCGTAGGCACCATCCAGGATGATATCCGGGCTGATATTCCAGGGGATCAGGTAGAAGTCCTGGGTAAGACTGTCAATGGGAATACTGGCTGCAATGAACCAGTCGTTTTCGCGGTTTTCATCATCTACCAGGATTATTTCACCTGAATGATCATCCACTATCTCCTCCCCCTTGGACAGGCTCAGGGTTCGGATCTCGGGTTGGCTGCCTGGCAATCCGCCACGCAGGGCGGAATCTACAGCAAGCGTTTCGGTACTCATCTCAATTTGACCATGCACGGATGATACAGGGCCAGGGTAGTATGGTCCCATGCGCAATGCACCATCAGGGGTAATCATATTTTCATTCATGGGTCCTGATAAGGCTGCGGCAGCCAGAACGGGTCGGTACTGCAACTCGATATGGGTCAGGTTGCCATCTGTGTTGTCATATCCATTCAGGGTGACCCAGAGGCTGTCTTCATCGCCGCCAATGACCAGCCAATTGTCTTCTGGTACGGCGATATTGACTTCGCTACAGGGTACTGAATACTCCACAGAGAAACTTAGCGCATCAGTTATTTGATCATCGCACAAGGATACGAGCTGCACTTCCATATCGGTATAGACATACTCTTCAGGTCCTCGGTCTATTGTGAGGGTTACTGGTGTTTGTAAACCGTATTCCAGAAAGATGGGGAATTGATCAGCAAAAGTGATCCCGTTTATGGCAAATACAGCACCGTAGGGATTTGTTTCCTGTGAAATTACAATTGCATAGTCGCCATCTTCTTCGGTCTGACTGGTATTTCCAAGGAGAAGTGAGAATACAGCAGGTTCATCTGGTGGGATATTAATAGCAAGGGTTCCATCACTTCCCAATTGAACACCTTCTCGAGGAGCTGTATTGGGCTCCCAGGGGCAACTACTAGCACCGCTTACTGTTTTGAACACTGGGGTTCCGTAGACGCCATCCCAAAGCACATCCACACTAAAGAAATCACCGACGTCACCATCAGACAAAACGTAACCAACTGTGTTTGTATTCGTGGTTTCAGTTGTTTGGCTTTCACCCATGGTAGTTTGGGTTGAGACTTTCACACCACCTGATATCCCAACACCATTCACTTCAGCACCAACTTCAAGAGCAACTTCAGCACTAATTTCCATTTCAAAATCGAGGGTCAAGCTTGAAGTAGTTTCATCAGTTTCTGAGAATTCAAAAGCTCCGGTTGCACCATCAAAGGAATAGTTGTGTTTGAATATTGCTGCTGATTTTAAGTCATTGTTGCGATCGACAACTTGCTGCCACATTTGCGCTGAGGCTGTATCACCAATGGTCCATAATGAGGGAATCACTGCTCCAAGAATATGGCTCTCACTATAGATATAGGTCGTTTCAAACCCAATGGGTGCCATGATAATATCCTGAGAAATAAACGGGACACAATCCTCGCCTATCTCCAGAATGTCAGTGACACCATAAGCAATATTCATGGCGCCTCCTATAAAGACGTCTCCCCCTTCGCCCACTACTGCAGCATCATCAGAAGTTTGGAATGTCTCTGATGAGGAAACAGTCCAGGTCTGCTCATGATAACTTCCGGAATTGATATTAATTCCCATTGTGGCAGTCATATCCATGGTAGTTTCTACAATAACATCGGGGATTCCCCATGCTCCTGCTGAAACAATCACATCTACACCCATATGAACACCGGCAAATACTTCAGCTCCAGATCCACGATTCATACCCATACTAAAACTATATGAGGATGAGGTTTCCTGTGAAATGTACGAGTAGCTCTCACCCCCAGGTGGATCCCTGAGAATTAAAAGGGGAATTTCAGGTGTGGCTGTGGTGAATACACTTTCACGGGGACGATTCCCCAACACATAGGCCCAATCTACCGTACTGACACTCTCGTTGGTTTCAGAGTTAGTGGCAATTACCTGTAAGCTCTTTTGATAGGGGTGTTCACCACCACCAAGGATATTGGGATAACCTCCACCTGGAATCGTATAAGTTGCAAAGCCATCCATAAAGTTAATATCTGTGTTACCAGCATCCCCCATCTCATCAACAATGAGTAAACTACCTGAATCAACTGGACATGTATTGGTATCACCGCTGCTGAAATAGGATTCAAAAACTTGGATATCAACCGTGACATCGACCAACTCCTCCATTATAATTAATCCACAGTCATTGGTTGGAAAACCAGACACCAAGACCTCGGGTGAGGCTTTATAAATGAAGGTTTTACTGGCATTTCCATTCTCAAGGGAAATGGTATCACCCGTAAAGAATGCATCAATAGCAGGATTGGGGTGATCAACTGATATGTTATATATCTGGGGAGGTAGATCTTCTACCAGGAACTCACCCGTATTTGCATCTGGAACTACTGTCATCTCAAGACATCCGCTAATACTGGAAATAGTTACAACAATTTCTCCCTGTGAAGGCGTGATGGGAAATTCACAACTACCACCCACGACTTTACCCGATAGATCAAAGGTTTTCTGATCATAAAAGGTGATACCTGTTATGGGCTTATTAATCGTTGGTAACTCAATAAATGGCGGTACAAAAGTATGATCATTCAGGAGGGGTGTTAGGATAGCGCCTGTGCGGCCAGGTTCAAACTCAGCGATATATTTACCGGTTGCATCTGTCATAATCGGTGGAAAATTGGGTTCACCATCTACCAGGATTTCCACACCAGCAGCAAAACAATCGGTATTTTCAAAGCGCACAAATCCACTGATGGCAATTTGTGAAACATCTGTAAAATCGACCCGATCAACAGCTGTGTTACTGGGATTCAGGATGGCTTGACGACTCTCAATATCAAAGATATGGGTAAAATATTCGTTGAGGGGGATATCCTCGATCCAGGATTCGTCCTGAGGATGCATGAGGACACCACCATTATTATTACTCGTAAGATCCTCAATGATCTCACCATTACCTTCATTTAGATTCCAATAAGCTTGTAGACCCGATTCATC includes these proteins:
- a CDS encoding four helix bundle protein; this encodes MKKDNVVQQKSYSFALRIIKLYKYLTEEKREFVISKQILRSGTSIGANVEESLGGSSDKDFIHKLTIAYKEARETRYWLRLLRESEYLTPEMSDSILDECDELLKIIGSIQSTMKKKTRRITN
- a CDS encoding tail fiber protein encodes the protein MISNTIKPLLIIILLASTVFAQTFSVQGVLRDPQGNTLDEGHYDITLKLYEQAEGTDAIWEEVQTDIHVLHGVFDLDVGSVTPLTGISFTATYYLGLTIEYDPEMVPRFELLKAPSALSVGGAENMVPSLGNIGIGTTDPQAGLHIVTYESDDNLIKVESESGKGIKVDSFGDLYLEGGAVIKFADGTELSSSILDEPATALKSNGDVTFRTDADMDGNGRLEFIIHDSLQLKISEDDGVSTSGVTIGGSYPGTMVMFAGITPPDGWLLCDGTEYNTAEYPMLYNMIGATYGSGAGTFMVPDMRGKGDMGYDAANVKFDALGETGGEETHTLTVDEMPEHSHYSPAQGESTNYLGEHNHTDDNPQNDYYFFHVWGEQAEFSSGEAPFSYIEDNMVNSDDSWANHTYTSTAPNHSHTLSFPTQTTDSKGGDTGYNIMHSYLTMNYIIKY
- a CDS encoding LuxR C-terminal-related transcriptional regulator, yielding MIKVNRKKDTAIQSHFPCFTDDEVTICKEIRRGFSAESIAKRLNMTIRTVETRKRKIREKMGLKKEETIITALYLLEINHQ
- a CDS encoding tetratricopeptide repeat protein; this encodes MSGLPVIFLLSFVISLHAEKQADKINPEAMLDSIIIMKESQPDDALRKAFYILVEFAKADLPDSIIAETHLEIASILNKQGLQVQSMEYYISALDYYNNAGRILETGWFYNDIGNIYFQQGMYGKAQQHYQKAREIFIEREELYPEATIVNNLALIAIEKDDFNKAMILFNEALELRVRYGKQPYLIAHSYNYIGGLYLRMGQMKAAMAYYQKVIDIGITEGAGNSRGLSLQAMGDIYFKMDEQQTAIEHFRLAEESFISDYNPKYLAELYIRLAEIYETEGVADSAEKYLNKALPIVEQHRFVKLNITVLNQLIELNEDLGKQEKILSYYEQLNHAIQSRYKTELRHSLEQVEIQLELSMHKQKLGEKETQLNTTKQQRNFAIITGFLLFLLIWMLYRRYEQNKKLTEKERQIASDKQKAISEQLDLKKKELVNKAMCLVQKNDLISNVNHEIHYLYDILDAKKEDHLFNSLYSLTDSTLHSEEDWISFEEQFSTIFPSFFGKLSKEYPMLKAKDIKFCAYLKLDMSTNDIAKLMGISIRSVESRRYRLRKKMKLTKGNNLSHLIKDM
- a CDS encoding LamG-like jellyroll fold domain-containing protein, with the protein product MKNRFLISIATVLMFGAGLLPSSTLLAQYECEPEWSVYDFSTVNGFAEGQSNTNKSSFNVLNSAVGTTDLYVNETSPGWGFWTYYETEPFPPRVTATDGDHDDRIEVTWEITDDDQGSPVTGSLASLYRNGTLLTTVPVEQTAYQDYNVFPGEFYEYEVVIDNDYGNSYTEGDVGFLNPNGLILGKVRTPNLVPVPDVEVRLTPNLGRALEFDGTSDFVVFDSLTTLPIDSQYTVEGWFRAFPDASIQTFISLTDIGARAGDQYVWVGLNASGQVSYTHSAIAGAASPAELHTIDSFNDLEWHHFAATHSSEAMMLYVDGNLIDSMPEMNPILSSANIGMGKFTPQDNSGYLHGRLDDIRFWDVAREREDIRLNDQRTMNGEEAGLVAYWKFDEVLGTKIFDLTTNNIDGVICSVSRTDQKAPVWVSGLTDADGNYAIRGIYYGAGTTFDVTPVKETPIGRALLLDGVDDFLQFDFKRLDFSQGYTIEGWFKTAGGQDQTLFSAVDPADGVVKTQLQMLADGTIQLTHNASVSFDLASATSYHDEIWHHVAATHDGVDVTLYVDAVAVATTQEASFITEELEFVLGRAAPDVSSAYYIGMLDEFRVWDYGRIDTQVSGTMMQTLVGDESGLQAYWNLNEGNGEIIEDLTSNNNGGVLMHPQDESWIEDIPLNEYFTHIFDIESRQAILNPSNTAVDRVDFTDVSQIAISGFVRFENTDCFAAGVEILVDGEPNFPPIMTDATGKYIAEFEPGRTGAILTPLLNDHTFVPPFIELPTINKPITGITFYDQKTFDLSGKVVGGSCEFPITPSQGEIVVTISSISGCLEMTVVPDANTGEFLVEDLPPQIYNISVDHPNPAIDAFFTGDTISLENGNASKTFIYKASPEVLVSGFPTNDCGLIIMEELVDVTVDIQVFESYFSSGDTNTCPVDSGSLLIVDEMGDAGNTDINFMDGFATYTIPGGGYPNILGGGEHPYQKSLQVIATNSETNESVSTVDWAYVLGNRPRESVFTTATPEIPLLILRDPPGGESYSYISQETSSSYSFSMGMNRGSGAEVFAGVHMGVDVIVSAGAWGIPDVIVETTMDMTATMGININSGSYHEQTWTVSSSETFQTSDDAAVVGEGGDVFIGGAMNIAYGVTDILEIGEDCVPFISQDIIMAPIGFETTYIYSESHILGAVIPSLWTIGDTASAQMWQQVVDRNNDLKSAAIFKHNYSFDGATGAFEFSETDETTSSLTLDFEMEISAEVALEVGAEVNGVGISGGVKVSTQTTMGESQTTETTNTNTVGYVLSDGDVGDFFSVDVLWDGVYGTPVFKTVSGASSCPWEPNTAPREGVQLGSDGTLAINIPPDEPAVFSLLLGNTSQTEEDGDYAIVISQETNPYGAVFAINGITFADQFPIFLEYGLQTPVTLTIDRGPEEYVYTDMEVQLVSLCDDQITDALSFSVEYSVPCSEVNIAVPEDNWLVIGGDEDSLWVTLNGYDNTDGNLTHIELQYRPVLAAAALSGPMNENMITPDGALRMGPYYPGPVSSVHGQIEMSTETLAVDSALRGGLPGSQPEIRTLSLSKGEEIVDDHSGEIILVDDENRENDWFIAASIPIDSLTQDFYLIPWNISPDIILDGAYEIRASAVCEAGLVPGRSEILTGIIDRTGPLVVGAPTPVDGILGPDDQILVTLNESIDCGNINIGAGDILLFNTVTGNPVDFTYTCGDNVISIEPNIQNHFIENQTLRAEIHNLTDIYGNERIESIEWEFYVNRNPIEWVGTDISNIVIYDDETFMTTRQLVNNGGSNRAFDITNIPAWMDVSPLEGILTPGSMQTITFELSDQPGAGEYVQHIYASGTMGDEPMPIDIRVLCYEPYWEVTAESFQYSMNLIATLSTDGELSADEFDRVGVFVGDELRGVASVEYIPELAELGGPHPYEVFLTVYSNEIQGEALSMRVWDATECTELGMVEEAYVFEANTILGSPTSPASITATSQVIQSLDYPVGWTWFSLNLQNDDMSVNEVLGNLNASSGDLVKSQTSFNQYVDDFGWVGTLDTLNNRSMYQIRLSQADTLEMVGYAVNVELDTIEVASGWNWVSYMPQGGLDVNLALQSLDAISGDVIKSQFTFAMFVEGLGWVGSLHFMNPQLGYLLYSYNGGDLVYPELQDDDPPLLAKGVQGTKTQGELLLVEDAPEWNVDAHLFEYNLTMTASIDQSLIEDADSTDMIAAFVGDECRGISQPVFIEALDQYMVFLMVYGNENGEAVSFRYYDASEDFIWSMEESVDFEANLMLGTVDEPFALTLHPLGIGDAGYIPDTYSLSQNYPNPFNPVTTMGFGLPEDGHVSIRIYNLRGQEIRTLVNKDMQAGYNFVEWNSLDETGRPMTSGIYLVVMQSGNFREVKKMLMLK